The DNA segment CCGACGGCGTCGGTGAAGGTGGAAGCATCAGCGTCATCGTCTACAAGGAATACCTGGACGAAAAAGGCACCCCGAAAACGCACGGCATGGACTTGACTCCTTATTTCACCAAGCAATTCTGGGAGCGCAAAGTCCCCATCTGGCAGAACTTCGCCGGCGACTGGGGCGCCCTGGGATTGCCGGCAACGGCCGCTGCGAGCAGCCAGACAGTTGCCCCGGCACCATCCCAAGCACAGGCGAATCAAAGTGCGCAGGCAGCCAGCTCGCCGAACGGTTCTGCCAGCTTTGGGAATCTGCTGACGGGAATTTTGCTTGGAGTCTTAGGCTATTTCTTCTACCTGAAGCGTAATTTCTTCATTCCGCTGGCCCATGATGCGGTCGCCCGGTTGAAGCGGATGAAATGAGGCTGTGACGAAGATGAAAAGCTTGCTTATTGCATTGGCGTTGAGTCTTCCGGCATCCATGACGGGCGCCGCGGAGTCCAAGATTGTTGACCACAACATGATGATGGATCACGGCGACGGTCACCTGATGGACATGGACGGTGGCATGGTCATGGGACAAAACAAGGACAAGCTGCCGGGCGGATGCGACAAGATTTCCGAAGATGCGCACATCACCGTGCATGGTGGTCACAAGTATTCCCAAAAGTTTCCGGGTACCATGTTCGCCTTCGATACCCAGGAGTGGCGTTTCAAGCCCTGCACCCGGTTGACCATCACGTTCGTCAACGAAGACAACATCCGCCATCAATGGATGATGCATGGGCTCCCCAAGTACATGTACGACAAGGGCATGTTCCACTTGGAAGTGACCGGCCCCGGCAAAGTGACGGGCACCTTGATCCTTCCGAAGGAGGACAAGACCTACTTGGTCCATTGCGACATTGCCCAGCACATGGAAAAGGGCATGAAGGGAGAACTTATCGTGGGCAACGGCAGCGGCACGTTTCCGAGTATTCCAGGCCTGACCGACCCTGCCATACCTGATTACTATGGCCCCGGCCCGGCACCAGCTACCGTCGCGGCGGGAGCGCTGTCCGTCAAGGGTTCCGATGCCTCATCGACCCCGGCGCCGTCCGTAACAGGGGAGTCGGCACAAGGTACAACACTGCTGTCCGGCTCGCTGGTTCTCGGCCTGGTGCTTGGCCTGTTCGGCACGCCCATGGCTATGCGCTACGCGGGCCAACGATTCAAGGGCAAGACCACGGCGGAAGCGGTGGCGGAAATCCTGAATATCGTGTCAGACCTCATAAGTCGCGTGATCAAACTGATTGCCTGGCTCTATGCCAAAGCCACGGGGCAAAAGCGACTGCCAAGCAAATAGGCGGGACCGCGGGCGGCGCACTTCCGCCCGGGCACCGAGGCCGCTAACAGCCCAGGTTCTGTTCGGTGCACACGGAAACTGAAAAGACGGTATTACTCCTGGGCCTGGGCAACGTCTTGATGGGCGATGATGGACTCGGTATCCGTGTGCTCGAGAGAATTCTCCAAAACTACGATCTCCCATCCAACCTGATCTGCTTGGATGGCGGGGTCATGGGCCTGCAGCTCTTGTCTCACATGGGCGGAATCACTCATTTGCTGGCAATCGATGCGACACAGACCGGTGCCCCGCCCGGGACTGTGGTCAGCCTCGAAGGCGACGATGTACCACAGTGTCTGACCCAAAAATTGTCCATGCATCAGATCAATTTTCAGGAGGTACTAGCCATTAGCCAGCTGCAGGGAATGCACCCACCCCACTTAATGATTTGCGGGATGGTACCGGAACGCGTTGAATTCGGCATGGAACTCACGGACACGATACAGGACCGGCTGCACGACCTTGAATCTGCTGTAGTAAAGGCACTGTGTGATTGGGGCGTGACCCTCGTTTCAAGATCCAAAACCGCAGAGTCTTAAAAAAAGCGCCGGCTGTCGAACGCTGGTGGCAACAAATTGAGAAGCGCACGAGTAGGCCATGAGGTTCGTGGAGGAGAGTCAACCTCGCCTGCCCGTGATACCCGACTGCCGGCGAAAACCGGATATGCCAGAGTTAACAAGCATAGAAGGTGCCATTGCCTGCTAGGCGAGGCCGGCATCTCTCCAGGCTGATACGCCGAAACCAACCATCAGTCCCCTGCTATCCTCGGAATGACGGGGCACGACACCCGCGACCGGATAAACTCAGACTCCACCTTCAATCACCGGGCCGACACTCCAGCCCATCCTTGCACTGTCCACCAGCACGCAGGCCAAGACCAGCCCCGCGTCATTTCCCCCAGCGCTTCCGTTAATTGCCATATTGAGAATCCTACACCTCTCTTACCTTACTGTTTTCACAAGCGTTTTTTCTGGCACGCAGATTGATTAAATAACACCAGGCGGCCTGCGTCACTGCATGCACTCCGCCGAGACGGATTCCATGTAAAGAAGGCCGTCCATAAGAAAAAAGCAATAAGGCACAGAATCAGAGGTTATTA comes from the Methyloterricola oryzae genome and includes:
- a CDS encoding cupredoxin domain-containing protein codes for the protein MKSLLIALALSLPASMTGAAESKIVDHNMMMDHGDGHLMDMDGGMVMGQNKDKLPGGCDKISEDAHITVHGGHKYSQKFPGTMFAFDTQEWRFKPCTRLTITFVNEDNIRHQWMMHGLPKYMYDKGMFHLEVTGPGKVTGTLILPKEDKTYLVHCDIAQHMEKGMKGELIVGNGSGTFPSIPGLTDPAIPDYYGPGPAPATVAAGALSVKGSDASSTPAPSVTGESAQGTTLLSGSLVLGLVLGLFGTPMAMRYAGQRFKGKTTAEAVAEILNIVSDLISRVIKLIAWLYAKATGQKRLPSK
- a CDS encoding HyaD/HybD family hydrogenase maturation endopeptidase, with product MHTETEKTVLLLGLGNVLMGDDGLGIRVLERILQNYDLPSNLICLDGGVMGLQLLSHMGGITHLLAIDATQTGAPPGTVVSLEGDDVPQCLTQKLSMHQINFQEVLAISQLQGMHPPHLMICGMVPERVEFGMELTDTIQDRLHDLESAVVKALCDWGVTLVSRSKTAES